The sequence tttcactatgtagaaaagagattacacccaagcaataGCGAGAAAACTCGCTAGGAATCTCTAGCTCGAAAaaacctccaaattacaatgacttgctcaacaagacgatagtacattatatactcttccaagtcacgggtcgatccatcgggtcgTGGTCAATCGGGTCAAACCATCACAGATCTCCGAAATTTTTTCATTCATGtcgtcaccaaaatatgtcggagtgggtcaatcttcaaaacggatcaagaattcgagacaaacttaacacatgGGCTCAAGCTTGTATTACATTTTGTGCTTCATAGACTATTTCAAATCAATGAGGTATATGTGGACACTTTTTGGTCATTCCGAGGCTATCTTTAAAAGTCTCCAAGTTAATAGGAAtcattttatattaattttttcttttaatttcacAGAACATAGCCTCACACTCTGTGGACACTAGTCTACCTGTTATGTTTCCTTCTTTGTCAGGGGATACAAAATGGTCAGTCTCTGCAAGGCTTTTGGCCAACCTAAGCACCCCTAATGACAACACAAAAATAGCAACAACCTGATCAGTTAACAGGACAAGTAGTTAGCACAAGACGATTGGTCCCACTGTTGAAGACCTCCTCCAAGAAACCAATAACATGAAGATACTACTTCTTGATTGTAGAAGCTTTCATCACTTATTGATTCTGTTGGAGAAGCTTTAGAAGATTAAGTGCAACATGAAAATTCTTTCCCTCAATGGAAGAAATATGCCACACAATGAAAACAATTACATTTTACGTAATTGCCTTACACTTTATGAACACCCGTGGAACCATCAACTAGGGTgggatttttatctttcatatAGGGTGTAGGGGGCCAGTCATTTCACTGGGGCCTAAGTCGAGCCATGCTAATGAGAAACAATGTCCTTATTTTGTAGGAATGCATCACATCTTAAATATGTTTTGTGGAATGAATAGCTATTAaacatgtagagagagagagagagagagagagataaggggCGACCCTTACCCAATATGGGCAAGGGCCAGTTCCATTGTTTATGAAAGAGCCACCACTGTCTTACAGAAAAGATtacaaaaacaataaaagactATTATTGGCCATTacctaaaagaaaaagataaaaaggagTGGCTGGACTTAATGAGCACAAGTAAGAGGGTTTTGCCTGCCTGAAAGATAAGCCTTGGCATTATAACATATTGAAGTAGCAGGTCCTTCCTTTCCATAATACAACAAATTGATATCTCCAATCTGCAACTCAACAGGCGCAGCTTTGCTACCCACAATCTTAACTGCAAGATTTGAAGATGATGTCCCTCTGATGTTACTGAACTTAACATTTTTCAACTTAACAAGTGAAGGTCCTTTCTGATCACACTTGTAATAAGGGCAATACTCTTGATCTACTATCACTGGATTATAAACATTTTTAACTATAATGTTTTCAAAAGTAAGATCAGATGCAAAACCAGGAGGAGAATCAGGCCATGTCTTGATTCTCAATCCATTTGTAGTGCCACTTAAGGTACAATCCCTTACTGTGATACCAACAACATCTTCTTCATTTTGGTACTTGCCTAAGCTACCAATACTAATTCCATGTCCTGGTCCACAAAACACATTGGTGATGCTTATGTTGCGGCTTCCCGGACCAAGTGAAATACAATCATCACCGGTGCCGATAACTGAATGAGTAATACTGATGAATGATGAATCTCCAATGTGAATTCCATCTGTGTTGGGGCTGTCCCCTGGTGCTTTAATCTTAATATTTTGCATTATCATACCTTGGCATTTAAAGAGATTCATGTGGAAATTTTTACTGTTTAGGGAAGTTATGTCCTTCACCAATGTGTTCTTCATGAAGTCAAATCTGAAACTCTgttatgagaaataaaaaaccaaaaaaagttAATTAAAAATGAACAATGCTAGAACTGGAGGGCCAGATAGGTAGGTAGCTGATCCCTACAGTGTTTGCATATTCAAGGGCCACTAGGCCAGGCAATACCCACAAAGGACTATGCCACACTTACTGCAATACCACTACTACCATTATTATTTTTCGGGTTAACTAATGCTACTCGTCTTGTATTTCCCACACTCAGACAAGCTATTGTGTCTGGTCATAGAGAACGCAAGCAGGTAGcatttctttctcctccacgcTACCTAATAATGCACTCCTGCACACACATGGGCTACAAAATGACCACCATACCACCCCTCTAATGAATGCCTAAGAACATTGTTAGAAAAAGTTGGGTGGTACAAGGGGTGGAACCAGAGACCTTCTCTCAACTTAATGCTAGAACCCGAGTGCCTAGTAGAGTTTGAATCAGTTCTCGTACGGTACCTGATCCATAGCTGGAATCGATTCAATCTCTCAGCCTACtataagaaaagagagattaagTGAATTCTAAGTATGGAACAGACACCTCGAAAGAGAATGATTCCCAAGACCTGATCCGGTCTCTACATAGTAGCATTCCTAGTTGGGGGCTacacattcaaaaaaaaaaaaaaaggtccacaTATAATCAAAGTGAAGACAAGAGGAAGTTGTCGAAAAGCTTACAATAGGTAACTGTTGGCAATGGGGGTTACGTTTACAATCGTTTTTAGCCCAAGCCACTTGTCCTCTACCATCAAATACTCCTCCTCCAGAGATGGTCAAACCGGTGATGTACCGGAAATTAATCCAAGAACCCCCCTTGAAGATGACAGGATTCATCGGAGCCATCACTATGCCTTCATTTCGAAACTCAATTTGACTCCGGCATGGTCCAACCAAAAGAACCGGACCCAACAAAAACCTCCCTTTGGGGATTAGAATTGTAGAGCTAACCTTTGAAGCACATGCATCTTTCCAAGCGTTTATCAAAGCCTGATTCAAGTAATTCAACACATGACCTTATTATTACTTACAACCAACCAAACACATATATACACAAATGTTAAGAGTGCGGATCAGACCCTCGTACGAGAATCTCGTACGGTGTTTGATCTACACTCGAACtccactaaaaataaaaaccaattaaaatatgAGAAAGATTAAGTAgagtccaagtgtggatcaaacaccatacgagaatgattctcgaATACCTAATCCGGACTCCAAATGTTATTAGTTCATAGTTCTTACCAGACTCATATCTGTTTTCCCATCAGCTTTTGCACCATAGTTAATCACATTGAAGTAAGGTCTGGATAGAGCTTTTCCAGTCATTGATGAAAGACATAATAGACAGATAACCCAAATCTTTTCTTTCAaacccatttcttcttcttcttcttcttctttttcttcttcttctgcttcttcttcttctggggCATTGGTGATTTATAGAGTAATTGGAAAGAGTTTTAAAGATGGAATGTTTTGAGGTGGTGCAAGTCAACGacttatttccttttcttttccggATTCCATCTCCATTCCTTTTATATTGTTGTGGTTTCTACTAACAGCCTCTACCCAAAAGGGATAAGAAAGCAACCCCTCAATCCGTGTCACATGAGCCTTGGATGATGCTTACCATTATAGATCTCATTCTACTTTGGGTGCTCCTACATTATCTCTCATTCCTCTTTATCAACCCATTCTCTTCCTCAATCTTCCAATCAATTTTCGGCTAAAATATTTCTTTCTAATTTGGGTACTTCTTCACGTGATCACTCTTCTAATCAATCTTCTCCTACAATTTCTTATTTCCAATTGGGTACTTTTCATTCTTTAATTG is a genomic window of Macadamia integrifolia cultivar HAES 741 chromosome 13, SCU_Mint_v3, whole genome shotgun sequence containing:
- the LOC122059027 gene encoding exopolygalacturonase-like, whose translation is MTGKALSRPYFNVINYGAKADGKTDMSLALINAWKDACASKVSSTILIPKGRFLLGPVLLVGPCRSQIEFRNEGIVMAPMNPVIFKGGSWINFRYITGLTISGGGVFDGRGQVAWAKNDCKRNPHCQQLPISFRFDFMKNTLVKDITSLNSKNFHMNLFKCQGMIMQNIKIKAPGDSPNTDGIHIGDSSFISITHSVIGTGDDCISLGPGSRNISITNVFCGPGHGISIGSLGKYQNEEDVVGITVRDCTLSGTTNGLRIKTWPDSPPGFASDLTFENIIVKNVYNPVIVDQEYCPYYKCDQKGPSLVKLKNVKFSNIRGTSSSNLAVKIVGSKAAPVELQIGDINLLYYGKEGPATSICYNAKAYLSGRQNPLTCAH